A genomic stretch from Procambarus clarkii isolate CNS0578487 chromosome 14, FALCON_Pclarkii_2.0, whole genome shotgun sequence includes:
- the LOC123769864 gene encoding microtubule-associated protein 6-like, whose translation MTLFFDNGTLLPTVARDNGTLLPPVARDNGTLLPPVARDNGTLLPPVARDNGTLLPTVARDNGTLLPPVARDNGTLLPPVTRDNGTLLPPVARDNGTLLPPVARDNGTLLPPVARDNGTLLPPVARDNGTLLPPVARDNGTLLPTVARDNGTLLPPVARSN comes from the coding sequence ATGACTCTTTTTTTTGACAACGGTACACTGTTGCCAACTGTTGCACGTGACAACGGTACACTGTTGCCACCTGTTGCACGTGACAACGGTACACTGTTGCCACCTGTTGCACGTGACAACGGTACACTGTTGCCACCTGTTGCACGTGACAACGGTACACTGTTGCCAACTGTTGCACGTGACAACGGTACACTGTTGCCACCTGTTGCACGTGACAACGGTACACTGTTGCCACCTGTTACACGTGACAACGGTACACTGTTGCCACCTGTTGCACGTGACAACGGTACACTGTTGCCACCTGTTGCACGTGACAACGGTACACTGTTGCCACCTGTTGCACGTGACAACGGTACACTGTTGCCACCTGTTGCACGTGACAACGGTACACTGTTGCCACCTGTTGCACGTGACAACGGTACACTGTTGCCAACTGTTGCACGTGACAACGGTACACTGTTGCCACCTGTTGCACGTAGCAATTAA